The genomic segment TATATTGGTTTATATAATAAGAATACTAATATCAGTAATTTTACTAGTATCACTAATAGCATTATTTGTTAATATATTGATTTATCTTGGTGGAACCTTTACTTCAGGAAGGTTAATAATGGGAACATTTATATCTGCATTATTTCTAGGCGGATTAGGGTTATTTGTTGCTTCCCTTACTGAAAATGTAAGCATAGGGTATATGATACCAATAGTTTATTTTGTCTTTGATATCATGACAAAGGGTAAATACACAAAAAACTTTTGTATATTTTCTTTAATGAATAATAGCTTTAAAGAAAAATATTATCTTCTTGTAGCAGCAGTAGTTCTAATAATTTTATCATTATTAGTTTATTGGGTTAAGACTAGCAGGGGTGTCGCCAACATTTGAATTTGTTTCTATTATTTGTTTATTGGACATTAGGAGCAGGATGCATTAACTCCTCAAAAACCTCCAGAAAATAAAGTCATTAGAATCTTATCTAAAGTAGGATTTGGAGGGAATATAGTTTTATTTATATGCTCTATATTAATTATTATTGGATTTGGTATTATACCTTAATAATTAAGTGACATAAAAAAGGTGTTCATAATAAATTGATACAAATTTATTATGAACACCTTTTAATTTTTGATATAAATAAAAATAATATATATTTGAAACTTTATTCATTAATTATGTGTATATAATAGAGAGAATTATTTTAACGTTTAAGGACATTTCAGAAGGAAAGTCTCCCACTTCTATAAGTGGAGTATAAATCTCCTTCTGAAGTCGTTAATGCATCTCCTGCGGAGATGTTGCAGCTCCGCAGGAGATGATTTAAGGTAGAAGCCGGAGGGGATGTTGTGGAGATTGAAAAAAAATTAATATCGAGATGCAAAAACTATGACAAATCCTCCTTTATGGAACTTTTTAAGATTTACGAGCGGTATTTGTATAGCATTTGCTATAGTTACACTCAAAATGAACAGGATTCTCTTGATATTGTACAAGAAATTTATATAAAGATTTTTAAAAATATATCAAGTTTTGATGAGACAATGCCTTTTCGCCCCTGGTTACGAAGGATTTCAGTAAATACTTGTATTAACTTTAAAAGAAATATTAAAACCAACGTCATTTCATTAAATTATGAATATGCTAATAAACTTTGTTTAGAAGATACTATTGTTTCTGACTACAATTTAGAAGAGGAAGTTGAGAAAAAGGAGTTTAAAAAGATTATTGAGGCTGGACTTAAGAACTTATCTGATAATTATAGAATGGTAATTGCATTAAGATATTTTGATGATCTGAGTTACTTGGAAATTTCAGAATTGTTAAATAAACCACTTGGAACAATTAAAACGGACTTGTATAGGGCTAAAGCGATATTAAAGAAACAACTAGAAAGTGAGATGGAGGCGTAATTATGTGCTGTAAATTTGATAAGGAACTGTTATATGCTTTTGATGATAAGACAATTGAACCATTGGAGAAAATATTCATTGAAGAGCACATAAAATACTGTACTGACTGTCAAAAAGACCTAAAGCTAATAACTATTATTAATGAAAATATTAAAGATGAGCTAAGTCATATTGAATTTCCTGATAAACTAAGCATAATTTCACAACTTGTTGCAGAAAACTGCATATCGGAAATGGACAATATTAGCATTAGGATGAAGGTTCACAATATTATTGTGACATACAAGGGCATACATAACGTTATAACAGAATCAAGCGAAGCATATAAAAATAATCCATATAATAATTTCATAAGTAATAGAATTGATGCTACTTTTAACTATATTAAAACGCCTGTAAAACATATGATTAAAAACAAGATAAATGAAATGAGTATAGTAAAAAAATTAAAATTAAAAGTAGGTTAGACTGCTAAAGGAAAAGGAGGTGCAAGCTTGTTTGTTTTATTTTCAATAATAAAAATACTACTTTATTTATTAATCACTATATTGGGCTTGATTTTATTGTTTATAATAATACCATTTGAATATGAATTCAATACAAAAATTGATGAAAAAATTAGGACAGATGTAAATCTATCATTTTTTAAAAATTTTTTAAAGATGATGGTGGCATATGAGGATAAAGAAACATTATTTTTAATAAAGGTGATGGGATTATGCATTATTAGAAAAAAAATTAAAATGTCTAATAGAAAAAAAGAAAATGAAAAGGTAAAACTAAAAAAGAAAAAGAAGAAAAATGTTGATTTTAATATAAAGGATTATATCCAAGGGGCATTCATAAATGATTTAATTAATTACTTTAAAGATATAATAAATATTACTAAACCAAAAAAAATCAAACTCAATGGCGTTTATGGATTTGAAGATCCTTCATTAACGGGTATAGCTTGTGGAATTGTCCCTTTAGTATCAAGTTTTATTCCTACAAGCGATATTAATTTGCAACCAGTGTTTGATGATGAAATAATTGATATTTATTGTGAAATTCATGGCAGAATTTCTTTATTGGTAGCTACAATAAAAACACTTAAATTCATTCTTAAGAAAAATAATAGAGGAAAAATATTTAAAAACTTTAGAAAATCTGAAACTTATTAATAATTTATGTGTATTGTTAAGTATAAAGTTAATAATGATTGCGCAATCAATAAATACTTAAATTTAAAATATTAGGGGGATTAAGTTATGATAAATATTACAGAAAATACCGAAGCATTATTCTCAAACCTTGAAAAATTTTTAAAAACAGAAACAGTAGTGGGGGAGGCAATAATTATAGGGGAAACAACACTCATACCACTTATTACAGTTTCATTCGGATGTGGAACTGGCGGTGGCACAGGCAACTCTACTAAGGATGGTGAGGGTTCTGGAGGCGGACTTGGAGCAGGAGCTAGAATAACCCCAACTGCTATTTTAGTTATAAAAAATGGAGAAGTAACAATGCTTCCTATAAAGGGTAAATGTAATCTTGAAAGTCTTATTGAAATGGTACCAGAAATAGTATCTAAAGTAAGCTCAAAAATGGGATGTAGTAAGAACAAAAAAGAAGGGTCTGAAGAAGATACTAAAACGGAAAAAGAGTAATTAAACATTATTAAATACATTAAAAAAAAGCATCTATAATATATTTATAGATGCTTCAGACCGTTGACAAACATAAAATGTAAAACACTCTAATTTAAAATTGGAGTGTTTTTTTTCATATTCAAAAAGGATTTTAGGACATCAATGTCGAATATATATAGTATACAAACTTTATAATTCGGAGGGCATTATTATGATTAATGAAAAGAACTTCACACAACAAAAACTAGAAATGGTGTATTTAGAAGATTTAGTTCCTAAAGACCATATTCTGAGAAATATAGATAAATACATGGATTTCTCTTTTATAAGAGAACTGACTAAAAAATATTACTGCTTAGATAATGGAAGACCTGGCGTAGGTGCGACCTTAATTACAGCATAATATCCTCGTAGTAGAGTGAACACTGCTGTAGACCTACAATTATTATTGTAGGTAACTAATATTTTCGAGACCAGCATGAGAGCCTAATATCTTATGGATACTGAGTCTGACTAATACTCCTGCCAGCCTTGCAGTAATGTAACGTTGCGAAGCATAGGTGAAGACGGAGACACTGGCAGTAATGCTACACTTCGGGTCCAGTCATATATGGTTATAATTTCCTTGTATTTAAATTTCGTAACAGATAATCCCTATCCCTAGTTCAGATGGGAGGGTGTAAAAATTTTTTTACCTCAATGTATGTCTACGCGTGCAGAAGGGGGACGACCTTATGGTGGTTGGAGAATGCGTGTGAGACGTATCCAGGTAAGAACTGAAAAGAACGGAATATAGAGGAGACCTAAGTATGATATATAAAGCGAAAATATTGGGAAAGGTGATTGACCTAATTACACTCCGTGTAATAATAATTGGGGACTGATTGCACCGAAAGGGTAAATCAATAAAGATTATGAATGGGTTAACAGCGAGGCTGTAGTACCGTTAGTATCCTATATTAAGAAATATAGGAGAGGAAAGAGCCTTAGACGTGTGATGTATATAAAATAATTTGTAAATTTCTAATTCGCCAAATTAGATGAAAGAGACTATTCGTACAGAAATGAGGAGAGTCAGACTAACGAGTATAAATAATATTTACTTCATAGATATGAAACAGAGATTTGAAGATTTTAAAAATGGAAATATAGATTTGCGTAATTTAAGTCCTTTAGTTTATTCCGAAGAGAATGTTATGCTAGCAGTACGTCAACTTAGCAAGGGTAAAGGAAGAATGACAAAAGGACCAGATGGTTCTAATTATGATACCATAGCAAAAACGAATTTTATTGAGTTAGGTATGATAGTAAAAGACCGTTTACTTAATAAAAAGATGGATTATGTTAAACGTATTTATATTCCTAAAGGTGATGGTAAGAAACGACCTATTGGCATATGCACAATCTGGGATAAGCTTGTTGAGAAGTGTATTCAGCTAGTATTAGACCCGTACTGTGAAACTAAGTTTGTTCCTAGTTCCTTTGGATTTAGGGAGCAAGTATCAACACATAATGCAATAGCAAAAGTTAAAAACCAAACTAATGTTATGCCATATGTCTTATCTGTAGACATGAAGGATTATTTTGGAACTATAGACCCTAATATTATGTATAGGGAACTATGGCATATGGGAATACATGACCAAGTAATATTAAACTATATTTATCGTTTTATTAAGAAAGGTTACCTAGAAGCAGGGTGCAAAATCTATGACCCGAAGGGTTCTGCACAAGGTAGTATTATAGGACCATTATTATCAAATGTGTACCTTCATCGTTTTGATGTATGGTTGCGAGATCAGGGTGATGATTGGCATGATAAAAGTGTTAATAAGTTTCATAATATAGACAATAGACGTTCAAATATGAGAAGAACTAATTTGAAAATTGGTATCCATGTAAGGTACGCTGATGACATTTTAGTTTTATGTAAGAGTAAGAGTGATGCTGAAAAGTTTAAATATAGTGTAACGAAATATCTTACAAAAAATATGAAACTTATTATTAATGAAGATAAAACTAAAATTTATGATTTAAAGAAAGAAAAGATGAAATATCTGGGCTATAATTTTAAGCTTTATCAAAAACGTAGTAGAATAAGAAATGGTAAGGAGCTAATGGTAATTAACAGCTTACCAAAGGATAAGGGGAATTTAATAGTAGAAGAATGTTGTAAAAGACTTAATGATATTAAAAAAATACCTAGTTATGAGAACATCATGGCTTGGAATGTATATATTATAGGATTACATAATTACTATAAAGGTATGAATGAGTTTAATAAATGTTTTGGAAAGTTAGGATGGCGAATTTACAAAAGGTTTTATAATACAATGGAAGGTCGAATTAAGTTTATAACAGAACAAAAAATCAAGAATAATTTTAGAAAGGGTACATATAAAAGTTGGGGTAAAACAGGATACTACATGTTGTATGATATACCAATTGTTCATATAGAATGGGCTAATTGGGAATATAAATTAGTGAGTGCAATAAAAGGTAAAATATGTAGAATCAATCCGTACGATTATGGTGAAAAGAAAAACCATAAGCCTGGTGTATCTCTTAATGATATTAAGTACCTTGTAGAGAGTGCTAAATTATCTCGTCAGGCAAGTAGATTTAGTCAATTTAGAATTAGTAAATATAGTTCGTTACATGGATTGAGTCATATCTCTGGGGAAGTAGTTCCAGTAGAAGATTATCATTGCCATCATATAGTGCCTTGTAATAAGGGTGGTAAAGACGATTATAATAATCTATGCATACTAAGTAAGGAGCAACATATCATACTACATAGTAATAATAGAGCAAAATTATATGATGTGGTTGGAAAGAAGTATCATAAAAGGGTCGAAGAATTGATAAGTTTGCTATAAAAAAAAAAAAAAAAAAAAAAAAAAAAAAAAAAAAAAAAAAAAAAAAAAAAAAAAAAAAAAAAAAAAAAAAAAAAAAAAAAAAAAAAACTTGATTTCAAAAGTGGTTATAAATATATTTGAGTTTTCAGTTTGTCAGACGTTGGAACGCTGTATGCGATGAAAGTCGCCCGTACAGTGTGGGAAGGGGGAAAAGACCGAGGTAGTAATATCAGAGTCTTACCTATCTTCATATCCTATTATACTTTTTAAAATGCTGTTTATTGGGTACTTATTTGGAATAAAATCTGAACGACAACTTGTAAAGGACATTGAAGTAAATGTGGCTTATAGATGGTTTCTAGGACTAAGTCTTACTGATCCTATTCCAGATCATTCAACAATTAGCCAAAATAGACGTAGACGGTTTAAAGGTACAGATGTGTTTCAAAAAATATTTGACGAAGTAGTATTTAAGGCTATAAATCTTAAGATGGTAACCGGTAAAATACTTTACACAGATTCTACACACCTAAAAGCAAATGCTAATAAGCGAAAGCTTGTGAAAATTGAAGTTGAAAAAACGCCGAAAGAATATGTAGCTGAACTTAATAAAGCAGTGGAAGAAGATAGAATAAACCATGGTAAAAAACCTTTAAAGGAAAAAGAACCTGTTACCAAAATAAAAGAAACTAAAGTTAGCACAACCGACCCCGACAGTGGATATATGATGAGAGATGGCAAGCCGGAAGGCTTCTCATATTTAGATCACAGAACTGTCGATAGCAGACATAATATAATTACTGATGTGTATGTTACTCCTGGAAACATAAATGATGTTGATCCTTATATCGATAGATTAGATGTGCAAATAAAAAAGTTTAATTTTAATACAAAATATGTTGGTGCAGATGCTGGTTATGCTACAAATCTTATATGTAAAGAACTATATGAGAGGGAATTAAAATCTGTAATGGGATACCGTAGGTCTCCACATACAAAAGGAATGTACACAAAAAATAAATTCCAATATGTTAAAGAACAGGACATTTACGTATGCCCTGACTTAAGGGCTTTACATTATAAAACGACAACAAGAGAAGGATATAAAGAATATGTTGGTAATGCAAAATATTGCGAGATATGTCCAAATAGAGCTCAATGCTTTTCTGCAAAAAGCAAGTTTAAAACTATTAGAAGACATGTTTGGGAAACGTATAAAGAAGATGTTGTAAAGTTCACCAGAACAGATAAAGGCAGAAATATATATAGAAGAAGAAAAGAAACTATAGAGCGAAGCTTCGCAGATTCAAAACAACTGCATGGGCTTCGCTATTGCCATATGCGTGGATTAGAAAATGTGCAAGAGCAGTGTCTGCTTACAGCAGCAGTGCAGAATATGAAAAAGATAGCTAGCCTGCTATCTTTACTGTTTTTTGATTTTCTAACTAAGAAGATAGTTGTTATTTTAAATTTATCCATAACTCAAAATGCTATCGCATAATTGCATGTAAAAGGCCCAGTATAATAAAAAAATTATACTGGGTTTGTAAACAACCTGAAGCATCTATAATATATTTATAGATGCTTTTTTGTATTGATAAAAAATATGAAATCAATTTATACATAATTTTGCTAAATATTTGAAACTTATATTAATATTATGTATAATTGAATAATTACGCAATGGTAATTTAATGGGGAGGGATCTAGCCGTTTATGAGAAAATTTAACAAAATATATTTAGGTATTATTTTAGGTGTGAGCTAATTGGTCCTAATGCTGGTTGACAGTACATAAAAATGTTTATTGAAAATAATGACACCTATGCTGTTGTTTTGTAATCAGTAAACAAAGTTATTGGTAGTTAACATAATGAATAGAAAAAAGGAGTTTAGAATTATGCTGAATTTACGCTACAAAGGATATGCAATGGCTATAGTCGGTGCGATTTTGTGGGGGATTTCTGGTACTGTTGCACAGAAACTTTTTCAAAACGAAGGATTTCAACCTGGCTGGCTAGTAACAGTAAGAATGATAACATCAGGTGTACTATTGCTCTTATTCGCAAGTATTAAAACTAATGGACAACATAAGGTTTGGTCTGTATGGAAAGACTCTTCTAAACGATTACATTTGATTATATTCGGGATAATTGGGATGCTCGGAGTACAATATACTTATTTTATGTCCATCAAATCAGGTAACGCTGCGACAGCCACTTTGTTGCAATATTTAGCTCCGATATTTATAGTAGCATATTTGGCAATACGATTAAAAAAAGTCCCAAGCCCAAAAGAATTTATTTCAGTTGGTTTAGCTATTTTGGGAACATTTCTTCTTGTGACTAACGGCACGGTTGATAGGCTTACTATTTCGTTACCTGCCATCGCTTGGGGAGTTGGGTCAGCAATTGCCCTTGCCTTTTATACATTATATCCACATAGTTTGCTTAAGGAGTGGGGGGCTGTGATTGTTGTAGGTTGGGGTATGCTTATAGGCGGAGTTGGGCTGAGTTTCATAAACCCGCCATGGAATATACAAGGTCAAAATTGGTCTTTGCTTTCTAGTTTATTTGTTGGATTTGTGGTTTTATTCGGTACACTAATTGCCTTTTATTTGTACATAGCTAGTTTACAATATATTGCACCTACTGAAGCTAGCTTATTGGCAAGTGCAGAACCTTTATCCGCTACACTTGCTTCTATATTTTGGTTACATGTTCCTTTTGGATTGTTTGAAGTAATCGGAGGAATGTGTATTATATCTACAGTAGCAATTTTAACTTTAGGGTCTAACACTAATAAAAAACCCTTATAAGAAAAAGAAAAAACCAATTATAAAAGGTTATGTTTTAAAAAACAAAAATATTGTATAATGTTGTATAGAATGATCGTTAAGAAATTTTTAGTGGCAACTTTTTATTGTGAGAGGGGTATAAAAATGATAAGAGAAGCAGTAGAAAATGATTTGATTGATATTTTAGAAATTTGTAATGATGCAATATTAAATACAACAGCTGTCTATGATTATAAAGTTCACACAATTGATGACAGAAAACAATGGTATGAAAAAAAGAAGAAAGAGGGGTATCCAATATTAGTAGTTGAAGAAAATAATAAGGTTATCGGATTTGCTACATTTGGGCCATTCAGAGCATGGCCTGCATATAAATATACTATTGAACACTCTATTTATGTTAATGGTAACTGTAGAAACAAAGGCATAGGAACACTACTAGCTAAAGAACTAATAAGATTTTCCAATGAAAGAGGATTTGCAACCATGGTGGCGGCAATTGATGAATCAAATGAAAAAAGTATCAAATTGCACGAAAAATTGGGGTTCGAGTATTCAGGTAAGATAAATAAAGCTGGATTTAAATTTGGGAAGTGGCTCAATCTTGTTTTTTATCAATTAGAGCTTAAAGGCCCTGAAAACCCAATAGATGGTTAGTGTGTAAGTTATAATAATTATAAAATACATAGAGAGTAGGAAATAGAATGGCTGCAATGATATGATAGCAATTTATTGTAATAATTGGAGTAGTAATTCTAGTGCCTAACTAATCAAAAATTCATTTAGACAAAGCATCTATATTAATTTATACATGCTTTTTTTTGTTAATAAAAAAATTTCAAGTAAAACTTGATTAGTTTAATCACATATATCTCGCAAAATATAATATTCTCTTTATTGAAGAAACTCAAAATGGGAACAAGAGAATACTAACAATGGAACAAATTTAATCAAACAAATAAATAAGGCATCAAAAATAATTATTAACAAAATTATTTTCCAACTACAACTTAAAATATCCTTTGTTGAGACATACTTGTATGTTATTTAAATCAGCAAGTAGAAAAAAGCAATTAATGTTACTATACGGGTTAGCGTCAACATCATAATGAAGTATTTTATG from the Clostridium sp. CM027 genome contains:
- a CDS encoding GerW family sporulation protein, producing MINITENTEALFSNLEKFLKTETVVGEAIIIGETTLIPLITVSFGCGTGGGTGNSTKDGEGSGGGLGAGARITPTAILVIKNGEVTMLPIKGKCNLESLIEMVPEIVSKVSSKMGCSKNKKEGSEEDTKTEKE
- a CDS encoding zf-HC2 domain-containing protein → MCCKFDKELLYAFDDKTIEPLEKIFIEEHIKYCTDCQKDLKLITIINENIKDELSHIEFPDKLSIISQLVAENCISEMDNISIRMKVHNIIVTYKGIHNVITESSEAYKNNPYNNFISNRIDATFNYIKTPVKHMIKNKINEMSIVKKLKLKVG
- a CDS encoding RNA polymerase sigma factor, producing MEIEKKLISRCKNYDKSSFMELFKIYERYLYSICYSYTQNEQDSLDIVQEIYIKIFKNISSFDETMPFRPWLRRISVNTCINFKRNIKTNVISLNYEYANKLCLEDTIVSDYNLEEEVEKKEFKKIIEAGLKNLSDNYRMVIALRYFDDLSYLEISELLNKPLGTIKTDLYRAKAILKKQLESEMEA
- a CDS encoding reverse transcriptase domain-containing protein, yielding MKQRFEDFKNGNIDLRNLSPLVYSEENVMLAVRQLSKGKGRMTKGPDGSNYDTIAKTNFIELGMIVKDRLLNKKMDYVKRIYIPKGDGKKRPIGICTIWDKLVEKCIQLVLDPYCETKFVPSSFGFREQVSTHNAIAKVKNQTNVMPYVLSVDMKDYFGTIDPNIMYRELWHMGIHDQVILNYIYRFIKKGYLEAGCKIYDPKGSAQGSIIGPLLSNVYLHRFDVWLRDQGDDWHDKSVNKFHNIDNRRSNMRRTNLKIGIHVRYADDILVLCKSKSDAEKFKYSVTKYLTKNMKLIINEDKTKIYDLKKEKMKYLGYNFKLYQKRSRIRNGKELMVINSLPKDKGNLIVEECCKRLNDIKKIPSYENIMAWNVYIIGLHNYYKGMNEFNKCFGKLGWRIYKRFYNTMEGRIKFITEQKIKNNFRKGTYKSWGKTGYYMLYDIPIVHIEWANWEYKLVSAIKGKICRINPYDYGEKKNHKPGVSLNDIKYLVESAKLSRQASRFSQFRISKYSSLHGLSHISGEVVPVEDYHCHHIVPCNKGGKDDYNNLCILSKEQHIILHSNNRAKLYDVVGKKYHKRVEELISLL
- a CDS encoding DUF2953 domain-containing protein — translated: MFVLFSIIKILLYLLITILGLILLFIIIPFEYEFNTKIDEKIRTDVNLSFFKNFLKMMVAYEDKETLFLIKVMGLCIIRKKIKMSNRKKENEKVKLKKKKKKNVDFNIKDYIQGAFINDLINYFKDIINITKPKKIKLNGVYGFEDPSLTGIACGIVPLVSSFIPTSDINLQPVFDDEIIDIYCEIHGRISLLVATIKTLKFILKKNNRGKIFKNFRKSETY
- a CDS encoding ABC transporter permease, encoding MAAKICEQFIIMIGVVILVPIFTPEEDGNIKETINAKAISPILVYIIRILISVILLVSLIALFVNILIYLGGTFTSGRLIMGTFISALFLGGLGLFVASLTENVSIGYMIPIVYFVFDIMTKGKYTKNFCIFSLMNNSFKEKYYLLVAAVVLIILSLLVYWVKTSRGVANI
- a CDS encoding GNAT family N-acetyltransferase, which encodes MIREAVENDLIDILEICNDAILNTTAVYDYKVHTIDDRKQWYEKKKKEGYPILVVEENNKVIGFATFGPFRAWPAYKYTIEHSIYVNGNCRNKGIGTLLAKELIRFSNERGFATMVAAIDESNEKSIKLHEKLGFEYSGKINKAGFKFGKWLNLVFYQLELKGPENPIDG
- a CDS encoding DMT family transporter, with the translated sequence MLNLRYKGYAMAIVGAILWGISGTVAQKLFQNEGFQPGWLVTVRMITSGVLLLLFASIKTNGQHKVWSVWKDSSKRLHLIIFGIIGMLGVQYTYFMSIKSGNAATATLLQYLAPIFIVAYLAIRLKKVPSPKEFISVGLAILGTFLLVTNGTVDRLTISLPAIAWGVGSAIALAFYTLYPHSLLKEWGAVIVVGWGMLIGGVGLSFINPPWNIQGQNWSLLSSLFVGFVVLFGTLIAFYLYIASLQYIAPTEASLLASAEPLSATLASIFWLHVPFGLFEVIGGMCIISTVAILTLGSNTNKKPL